TCGGAATAGGTGGGCGCCTGCACTTTCTCCACCAGGTTGGTGGTGGCCGCCTGCTTGGCGGGCGCTCCGGGCTGGTCAGGCGGGCGCTGCTCCTGCGCATAGCACGCCACCGCCCACAACAGCATCACTGCCAGCAACTTTTTCATAACGCCTCCAGGCGCCGGGGGCCTTCCCCGCGCCGCTTGCCGGGGCCCATTTGCCACGTTTGCGGACCAGCACCGGCAACTCACCTAGCATGTAAGATGCCGACTCGGAAGGCCAAATCTCTAAGGTGCTGCGCCTCCCGTGAGACCTTGCACACACCGCCCTGCCCTGGCGGCGCAAAGGGTGGGCTGAACGCTAGCAAACAGAGCACCCGGAATCAAGCTGCGGGCTGTTGTCCAGAAGGGTACGGGAGCCTCCTCTCGCCCCGCGTTGGCGAAGGACAGGCGAACCGCGGGGCCGCTATGACCGCCGGAAACTCCTGGGTCTGCTGTTGCATACAAAGTGGTGCAACCTGTAAGATGGCGCGCCCCGGGATTTTTTCCACAGAACATGGCAGCGAGCCCCACAAACCGAATCCTCCCCCTGCGTCTGCCGCGCGTCTGCATCGCCATTGTGGGCGCTAGCGCCGCCGAGATGGTCGAGAAGGCCGAGGCGGTGGCCCGCGAGAACCCCTTGCTGGAGTTCAGGTTAGACTACCTCAAGCAGCCCGCCTCCGGCTTGGCGACCATCCGCCGCTTGCTCCAGTCTCGCTCCGACGTGGTGGCCATCGGCACCTGCCGCCGGGCGGCCAATGGCGGCCGCTTCCGGGGATCGCTGGAAGCGCAGATTGACATCCTGGTAAAGGCCGGCGAATCCGGCTGCCAGTTGGTGGACCTCGAGCTGCAGAGCGCCTCGTCCATTAAACTTACTGATTTCAATCGTTTACGCTCAAAAGCGGCGGTCGTCCTCTCCTTCCACGACTTTAGGGCCACCCGGAAATTGGATGAGACCTTCCGCAAGATGCGCGCCTTCCCCGCCGACTTTTACAAGATAGTAACCACAGCGACGAACCTCCAGGACAACGTCACCATGATGAAGTTCCTCGAGGAGCAGAGCGCACACCACTCGATGGTCGGGCTGTGCATGGGCGAGCAGGGCACCATCAGCCGCGTGCTCGGCGTGCGCGCCGGCAGCGTGTTCACCTTCGCGGCGCTCGGCGAAGGCGAAGAAACGGCGCCGGGCCAGATCACCGCGCGCGCGCTGCGTGACGTTTTCCGCATCGACCAGGTGGACGCGGCCACCAAAGTTTACGGCGTCGCCGGCGATCCGGTGGAGCACTCCCTCTCGCCGCTCATGATGAACGCGGCGTTCCGTCGCGAAAACGTCAACGCCGTTTATCTCGCGCTGCATGCCAAAGAGCTCGACGACCTGGTGCAGTGCATCCGGCAAATTCCCATTCACGGCGTGAGCATTACCATGCCGTATAAGGAAGAGGTCCTCGAGTACCTCGACAACACCGACTCGCTCACCTCCAAGGTCGGCGCCTGCAACACCGTGGTGCGCGCCCACGACGGCAAGCTCTACGGCTTCAACACCGACATTGCCGGCGTGCTGCGCCCGCTGGAGCAGCG
This genomic interval from Terriglobales bacterium contains the following:
- the aroE gene encoding shikimate dehydrogenase, which translates into the protein MAASPTNRILPLRLPRVCIAIVGASAAEMVEKAEAVARENPLLEFRLDYLKQPASGLATIRRLLQSRSDVVAIGTCRRAANGGRFRGSLEAQIDILVKAGESGCQLVDLELQSASSIKLTDFNRLRSKAAVVLSFHDFRATRKLDETFRKMRAFPADFYKIVTTATNLQDNVTMMKFLEEQSAHHSMVGLCMGEQGTISRVLGVRAGSVFTFAALGEGEETAPGQITARALRDVFRIDQVDAATKVYGVAGDPVEHSLSPLMMNAAFRRENVNAVYLALHAKELDDLVQCIRQIPIHGVSITMPYKEEVLEYLDNTDSLTSKVGACNTVVRAHDGKLYGFNTDIAGVLRPLEQRINIPGARVLVLGAGGAARAAVFGLKERGAEVSILNRTTSVARKLARKARAKVIKRSDLKKLQFDVIINATPVGMGSPKTSPLKENEIRCRYLLDMVYVPMETRLMKLARSKGVQVISGAEMFTQQGARQFEIWTGKPAPVADMQYVVQTALSAAEKAEGGGKSGRKKSKK